Proteins encoded in a region of the Stieleria neptunia genome:
- a CDS encoding RNA polymerase sigma factor, protein MIQFCLADRTEFMLKQTPEIKQSGAEGECQLPLRALFETEETPLLRYAFSLTGRRAVAEEIVQEVFLQLHSRWDQVETPKAWLFRSVRNRAFSYIRHIKHESLSSDDGKPSSDYSDTGFNETGDETPEEMLLRMEAAGALRQSLEELDEADRQLVRLKYFDDLTYRDISVQTGLTIGNVGYRLHHILKKLAGKLRPLGIDGSS, encoded by the coding sequence GTGATTCAATTTTGCCTGGCGGACCGAACCGAATTCATGTTGAAACAGACTCCTGAGATCAAACAATCGGGCGCCGAGGGTGAGTGCCAGCTCCCCCTGCGCGCCCTGTTTGAGACCGAGGAGACGCCGCTGTTGCGTTACGCGTTTTCGCTGACGGGACGGCGTGCGGTGGCGGAAGAAATCGTCCAAGAAGTTTTTTTGCAGCTGCATTCCCGCTGGGACCAAGTGGAAACGCCCAAAGCTTGGCTGTTCCGCAGCGTCCGCAATCGGGCCTTCAGCTACATCCGACACATCAAACACGAATCGCTCTCCAGCGATGACGGCAAACCGTCCTCGGACTACAGCGATACCGGGTTCAACGAAACCGGTGACGAAACGCCCGAAGAAATGCTGCTGCGAATGGAAGCCGCCGGCGCCCTCCGCCAAAGCTTGGAGGAACTCGATGAAGCGGATCGGCAGCTGGTCAGGCTGAAGTATTTCGACGACCTCACCTACCGTGACATCAGCGTTCAAACGGGGCTCACCATCGGCAACGTCGGCTACCGTTTGCACCATATTTTAAAAAAGCTGGCCGGCAAACTCCGACCGCTCGGAATCGACGGAAGCTCATGA
- a CDS encoding FG-GAP repeat protein produces the protein MKRETRLTHRSGLAQRRQLLLEPLEKRRLLAATNPLPLESLDGSNGVRLIAAKADSRTGIAVSVIGDVNGDGRDDVVIGAPLASPGGVTDAGASYVVFGDRNGLPATVDLARLDGKTGFVVEGIDSFDTLGSSLSGAGDFNGDGIDDLIIGVYAGDQPPDLSVGEAYVLYGRPVWDSASIDPSRLSGRDGFLIHGVAAGDQLGVGVSGAGDINGDGLDDLIVGANGAESIGSSNSGQSYVLFGTTDELRGPFSPSTLDGSNGFILNGDDEDFSGLVVSGAGEINGDGLADLLISTQNGRSYLVFGKTDGFAASVELAALDGSDGFRINGMAGYTHYVSEAGDINGDGLGDVIIGSPDPLQNDPGESYVIFGSGSGFAATVDLSSLNGVSGFRIDGIDAFDRAGLSVSGAGDVNSDGFDDLIVGAPSADPGSIDKAGESYVVFGKASSFTATFSLSSLDGVNGFQINGIKANDRAGESVAGAGDVNGDGFDDVILGAFLADPGLVDGGEGYIVYGGNFTGGVETQVGGEADDTLIANQGAAVDVLIGGVGDDKLTSDGGDDVLRGGADDDTLILSDVDFSGPRRIDGGRGFDTLFLDTAGQTLDLRNIADSKIREIEQIDFGTGLKAQAAGTNQSLIVTPLEIRNLSSTSNTLTVVGNGGNVRVEGLNWEGPTPIRIDGQDFVQYTDGTATLRVQSNLSLVFPALSLSGLNGVNGFRLVGVDLDEESGKSVHQVGDLNGDGFDDLIVGASKASPDGANLAGATYVVFGGPGVFPTSIPLSSLNGSNGFRLDGIAAGDRSGFSVGGSGDFNGDGLDDLVLGATAADTNGVDDSGEAYVLFGSTGGFASSIDLSSLNGTNGFRIAGIDEGDALGVSVSFTGDFNGDGLGDLIASAFVADPAGLDSAGETYLLYGQADAMPAVVGLGTLAATDGLVMTGVATGDRAGVSVSDAGDVNGDGLDDVIVGGYLADPNGIVSAGKSYVIYGRSDSPIGPLSLGSLDGSSGFQLNGIAMNDQSGLSVSGVGDFNGDGFDDLLVAAPYADPDGRDGAGESYLLFGGETLPSVFNFSDMVGADGLQIHGTDAGDSSGISVSGAGDVNGDGFDDLLIGAVGADGPENVGNSRGETYVVFGRPGTQFSLDLSTLDGTGGFRMIGDEDFDLFGQSVSGAGDVNGDGFDDFLIGATGASPGGVNDAGASYVVLGGNFTGGLETQVGDDSDDTLIADRGSLESDVLIGGRGNDTLISDGGEDVLRGGQGDDILVIVDNDFSRNKRLLGGNGSDTLRLDSLGIPLDLTTIADNRIIDVENVDLGSDLDHVLTLDGPELRGLSSHDNTLTVHGDGSLVRLTGGGWNAPTTIDLGGESYIQYRNGNGILNVQASLSIVLSELELSNVDGNNGFTVTGIDSFDSSGTVSGAGDINGDGYDDIIIGADGVDPNDGANAGESYVVFGKPGGFDASISLSELNGANGFRLPGVGSGDRSGTSVSGIGDFNGDGLDDLAIGAHLADPLGKSGAGETYVVFGRSSPYPEVVELSSLDGSNGFRVDGATVNENTGQALSGAGDINGDGLSDLIIGAPDANPLGRFFAGAAYVVFGSAGPIPPVLNVLALDGDNGLMIVGEDLTGSAGISVSGDVDVNGDGLDDLIVGAYRVEEDGRIDFGRSYVVYGKTVGFSPVIDLATLSTDQGFTVSGLSNSDNLGRSVSGAGDVNADGFDDVIIGAEFVDSPSGVNNVGQSYVIFGQPDGIEFEIDPSALNGTNGFRINGAAQGDQLGRAVTRAGDVNSDGKDDLLVSATAADPNGVDNAGASYVIFGRSGSFNANVEVSELNGENGFRINGIAPSDFAGEDLGGAFDLNGDGLDDWIIGAPGADPDGLSAAGESYVLFGKNFTGGAETQLGDAANNQLVASQGLSVRDVLIGGEGDDTLVSDGGGDVLRGGQGDDILALMDADFSGGRRALGGNGFDTLRLDGAGLVLDLTVIPDNRLVDIEAIDITGSGANALTLDVSEVLRLSSHSNTVTVLRDFDDVVDFGNGWTQIADENSGDRIFEVYTQGNATLKVQRLHHRLAFPAGNGADDWTVRRNGSQVEVFDNVLSNLITAIEIDSLASLTLTSPPTEASRLQIDYASGGFFEVPSGITFTGSSGRDELELLGTGLTLATFVSGSSSMSTASLLTTQGGPSTAITFSDVEPLNVSGLAGLSVQGPLNVGGETLQIDSLGAVDVDGLTSVSGGTIDAPGGIHLESSEVLYGHGSVDAPVSSDAGSTITLSADSSLGDATSPDGIHLDGRLNLGPHTITLRDGHKAVLGQQTTLGSASENGTLVSDNGIELADTRTLIGRGVINTINGEFENQGFVQGTGPGLIFNHLVTGAGDFGGVTTFNGGTDFGNSPTQTDAGVMSFTAANTHTVELGGLIAGGEYDQVNAESANLDGILDVRFIDLGNGYQPQVGDSFSILTADSISGSFPCVDLPSLPEDLAWDVIYDSDEVRLDIVRIPDVESIVINDGTSSRSQITSVTIRFVSEVDHAALENAFALTNIDTNIAVGTITVTASDEGGRTSAMLSFSGDSTIPGSNSLADGNYRLEIIADQVVTPGDNAMRSDAVFGGQSAAQPNNDDFFRLFGDTDGDGDVDGQDYGRFGLSFLRLSGDPNYDSDLDYDWDGDVDGQDYGRFGLRFLRQRN, from the coding sequence TTTGACTCACCGCTCCGGTTTGGCGCAACGCCGTCAACTCTTGCTGGAGCCACTGGAAAAACGGCGATTATTAGCCGCTACGAATCCGCTGCCGCTTGAGTCACTCGACGGATCCAACGGGGTTCGGCTGATCGCCGCGAAAGCCGACTCCCGCACCGGCATCGCCGTGTCGGTCATTGGTGACGTCAACGGAGATGGCCGCGACGACGTGGTGATCGGGGCACCCTTGGCGAGCCCCGGCGGCGTCACGGACGCAGGTGCGAGCTACGTCGTCTTTGGCGATCGAAATGGGCTACCGGCTACGGTTGACCTCGCCAGACTCGATGGCAAAACGGGATTCGTCGTCGAGGGGATCGATAGCTTTGACACACTCGGTTCAAGCCTCAGCGGTGCCGGCGACTTCAACGGAGACGGCATCGATGATCTGATCATCGGCGTGTACGCGGGCGACCAACCGCCCGATCTTTCCGTTGGCGAAGCGTACGTGTTGTATGGACGCCCCGTGTGGGACTCCGCCTCGATTGATCCCTCGCGACTTTCCGGACGTGATGGCTTTCTAATCCATGGCGTCGCAGCCGGCGATCAACTCGGTGTCGGTGTAAGCGGTGCCGGCGACATCAATGGTGACGGACTCGACGACTTGATCGTCGGGGCCAACGGCGCCGAATCGATCGGGAGTTCGAACAGCGGTCAATCGTATGTCCTCTTCGGTACCACCGATGAACTTCGTGGCCCGTTCAGTCCATCGACTCTCGATGGAAGCAATGGGTTCATCCTCAACGGCGACGACGAGGATTTTTCTGGACTCGTTGTCAGTGGTGCCGGAGAGATCAACGGAGACGGACTGGCAGATCTATTGATAAGCACGCAGAACGGCAGAAGCTACCTTGTTTTCGGAAAGACCGATGGGTTCGCTGCCAGCGTCGAACTTGCAGCGCTCGATGGAAGCGACGGATTTCGGATAAATGGAATGGCTGGCTACACGCACTATGTCAGCGAAGCCGGTGACATCAACGGTGACGGACTCGGCGACGTGATCATCGGCTCGCCTGATCCGCTTCAAAATGACCCTGGGGAAAGCTATGTCATCTTCGGGAGTGGCAGCGGGTTTGCCGCGACCGTTGATCTTTCAAGTCTCAACGGCGTGTCAGGCTTTCGCATCGACGGCATCGACGCCTTCGACCGAGCAGGATTGAGTGTAAGCGGTGCCGGTGACGTCAATAGCGATGGATTCGACGACCTGATCGTCGGCGCCCCCTCAGCGGATCCGGGCAGCATCGACAAAGCCGGCGAGAGTTATGTCGTGTTTGGAAAGGCGTCTAGTTTCACGGCCACGTTCAGCCTGTCTTCCTTGGACGGCGTCAACGGATTCCAGATCAACGGAATCAAGGCAAACGACCGAGCCGGCGAAAGTGTCGCGGGTGCGGGCGACGTCAATGGTGACGGATTCGACGATGTCATCCTGGGTGCCTTTTTGGCCGACCCAGGATTGGTCGACGGCGGCGAAGGCTACATCGTCTATGGCGGGAATTTCACCGGCGGCGTCGAAACACAAGTCGGTGGCGAAGCGGATGACACGCTGATCGCGAATCAAGGCGCGGCAGTCGATGTCTTGATCGGCGGCGTCGGCGATGACAAATTGACCAGTGATGGCGGCGACGATGTCTTGCGAGGCGGCGCCGACGACGACACGTTGATTCTTTCTGATGTCGACTTCTCCGGCCCGCGGCGGATCGACGGCGGACGAGGCTTCGACACACTTTTTCTTGATACCGCGGGCCAGACACTCGACCTTCGCAACATCGCCGACTCGAAAATCCGGGAGATCGAACAGATCGATTTTGGCACCGGATTGAAAGCTCAGGCGGCAGGGACAAACCAATCGCTGATCGTGACGCCGCTGGAGATTCGGAACCTGTCGTCCACCAGCAACACGTTGACGGTCGTTGGCAATGGCGGGAACGTCCGTGTCGAAGGGCTGAACTGGGAAGGCCCCACGCCGATCCGCATCGATGGCCAAGATTTTGTGCAGTACACCGATGGCACGGCGACGTTGCGTGTTCAATCGAACTTGTCTCTTGTCTTTCCGGCTTTATCACTTTCCGGCTTGAACGGTGTCAACGGATTCCGTCTCGTTGGCGTCGACTTGGACGAGGAATCGGGCAAAAGCGTGCACCAAGTGGGTGACCTCAATGGTGACGGGTTTGACGATTTAATTGTCGGGGCGTCGAAGGCCAGCCCCGACGGAGCCAATCTGGCAGGGGCAACCTACGTGGTGTTCGGCGGCCCCGGCGTGTTTCCAACGTCGATTCCGCTGTCGAGTTTGAACGGAAGCAACGGCTTTCGGCTCGATGGAATTGCTGCGGGGGACCGATCAGGATTCAGCGTCGGAGGATCCGGTGACTTCAACGGCGACGGACTCGATGATCTCGTCCTCGGGGCAACTGCGGCAGATACCAATGGAGTGGATGATTCGGGAGAAGCGTATGTCTTGTTCGGCAGCACCGGGGGCTTCGCGTCGTCAATCGATCTGTCCAGTCTGAACGGTACGAACGGCTTTCGGATCGCAGGAATCGACGAAGGGGATGCGCTCGGAGTAAGTGTCAGCTTTACCGGTGACTTCAATGGCGATGGACTCGGTGATCTGATCGCGAGCGCCTTTGTGGCAGATCCGGCAGGCTTGGACAGCGCGGGTGAAACGTACTTGCTGTACGGGCAGGCCGATGCAATGCCCGCCGTGGTGGGGCTCGGTACGCTCGCCGCGACCGACGGATTGGTGATGACCGGAGTTGCCACCGGCGACCGAGCCGGTGTGAGCGTCAGCGATGCGGGCGATGTCAATGGCGATGGTCTCGATGACGTCATCGTCGGCGGATACCTCGCTGACCCGAACGGCATTGTGTCCGCCGGAAAGTCCTACGTCATTTACGGTCGCAGCGACTCACCCATCGGTCCGTTATCTCTGGGGTCGCTTGACGGCAGCAGCGGATTTCAACTCAACGGAATTGCTATGAACGATCAGTCGGGGCTCAGCGTCTCGGGGGTGGGCGATTTCAACGGGGACGGTTTCGACGATCTGCTGGTCGCCGCGCCGTACGCCGATCCCGATGGCAGGGACGGCGCGGGCGAGTCGTATCTGCTGTTCGGAGGCGAAACGCTGCCGTCGGTTTTCAACTTCTCTGACATGGTCGGTGCCGATGGCTTGCAAATCCACGGAACCGATGCCGGCGATTCTTCCGGAATCAGCGTCAGCGGTGCGGGCGACGTCAACGGCGATGGCTTCGATGATCTTCTGATTGGGGCCGTTGGCGCAGACGGTCCGGAGAACGTCGGGAATAGTCGCGGTGAGACCTACGTGGTGTTCGGCAGGCCGGGCACTCAATTCTCCCTGGATCTATCGACGCTCGATGGAACCGGTGGCTTCCGGATGATCGGCGACGAGGACTTCGATCTGTTCGGCCAAAGCGTCAGCGGAGCCGGGGACGTCAACGGCGACGGCTTTGACGATTTCCTGATCGGCGCAACCGGTGCCAGCCCCGGTGGGGTCAACGACGCGGGCGCCAGCTACGTCGTCTTGGGCGGCAACTTCACCGGCGGATTAGAAACGCAGGTCGGCGATGATTCCGACGACACCTTGATCGCCGATCGCGGCTCGCTGGAAAGCGACGTCTTGATCGGCGGCCGAGGTAACGACACCCTGATCAGTGACGGCGGGGAAGACGTGTTGCGGGGCGGCCAGGGCGATGACATTTTGGTGATCGTTGACAATGATTTCTCCAGGAACAAACGGCTTCTCGGCGGAAACGGATCGGACACGTTGCGGCTCGATTCTCTTGGAATACCGCTTGATCTGACGACAATCGCCGACAACCGCATCATCGACGTCGAAAACGTTGACCTCGGTTCTGATTTGGACCACGTCCTGACACTCGATGGACCGGAACTGCGTGGGCTGTCATCGCACGACAACACGTTAACTGTTCATGGCGACGGCTCATTGGTGCGTCTGACCGGTGGCGGCTGGAACGCCCCAACCACGATCGACCTGGGCGGTGAATCCTACATTCAATACCGCAACGGCAACGGGATCTTGAACGTCCAGGCGTCCCTGTCCATTGTGTTGTCCGAGTTGGAGCTTTCCAACGTGGACGGCAACAACGGGTTCACGGTCACGGGGATTGATTCGTTCGACAGTTCAGGCACGGTGAGCGGAGCCGGGGACATCAACGGCGACGGCTATGACGACATCATCATTGGCGCCGACGGCGTCGACCCGAACGACGGTGCGAATGCGGGTGAAAGCTATGTCGTCTTTGGGAAACCCGGTGGGTTCGATGCTTCGATTTCGCTTTCCGAGTTGAACGGCGCCAACGGATTTCGTCTCCCTGGGGTCGGCAGCGGTGATCGGTCCGGCACCAGCGTGAGCGGTATCGGTGATTTCAACGGCGACGGACTGGACGACTTGGCCATCGGTGCTCATTTGGCAGATCCCCTGGGGAAATCTGGGGCCGGCGAGACCTACGTTGTCTTCGGCAGGTCGTCACCGTATCCCGAAGTCGTCGAGTTGTCATCGCTCGACGGCAGCAACGGTTTTCGCGTCGACGGAGCAACGGTGAACGAGAACACCGGCCAAGCCCTGTCCGGTGCGGGCGACATCAACGGTGACGGCTTGAGTGATTTGATCATCGGAGCACCCGATGCAAACCCGCTTGGCCGATTTTTTGCGGGCGCGGCGTACGTGGTGTTTGGCAGCGCCGGCCCCATTCCGCCGGTGTTGAACGTTCTAGCGCTCGATGGTGACAACGGACTGATGATTGTCGGCGAAGATTTAACGGGGTCGGCAGGGATTAGTGTCAGCGGAGATGTCGACGTCAATGGCGACGGGCTCGATGATTTGATCGTCGGTGCGTATCGGGTCGAAGAAGATGGGCGGATTGATTTCGGTAGAAGTTATGTCGTTTACGGGAAAACCGTTGGGTTTTCACCCGTCATCGATCTGGCCACACTTTCGACCGACCAAGGCTTTACTGTCAGCGGCCTCTCCAACTCGGACAATTTGGGACGATCCGTTAGCGGTGCCGGTGACGTCAACGCCGATGGATTTGACGACGTGATCATCGGCGCGGAATTCGTCGATTCGCCCTCGGGGGTGAACAACGTCGGGCAGAGCTACGTGATTTTTGGTCAACCTGATGGCATCGAATTTGAAATCGACCCGAGTGCCCTGAATGGGACCAATGGATTCCGAATCAACGGAGCTGCCCAAGGCGATCAATTGGGCCGCGCTGTTACCAGGGCGGGCGACGTCAACAGCGATGGAAAGGATGACTTGCTTGTTAGCGCTACCGCGGCCGATCCGAATGGAGTCGACAATGCCGGTGCCAGCTACGTGATTTTTGGTCGCAGCGGAAGCTTCAACGCCAACGTGGAGGTTTCTGAGCTGAACGGCGAAAATGGATTTCGGATCAATGGAATCGCCCCCAGCGACTTCGCCGGCGAAGATCTGGGTGGCGCGTTTGATCTCAACGGAGACGGGCTGGACGACTGGATCATCGGAGCCCCCGGCGCTGACCCTGACGGCTTGTCGGCGGCCGGTGAGAGTTATGTCCTGTTTGGCAAAAACTTTACCGGCGGCGCGGAAACTCAGTTGGGGGATGCGGCGAACAATCAACTCGTCGCTTCGCAAGGATTGAGTGTACGGGACGTGTTAATTGGAGGCGAAGGTGACGACACCCTCGTCAGCGACGGCGGCGGCGATGTGCTTCGAGGCGGCCAAGGCGATGACATCCTGGCGTTGATGGATGCCGATTTCTCCGGAGGCCGTCGCGCCCTCGGCGGCAACGGTTTCGACACGTTGCGTCTTGACGGTGCCGGCTTGGTACTCGACCTGACCGTGATTCCCGACAACCGATTGGTCGACATCGAAGCGATCGACATCACCGGCTCGGGCGCCAATGCATTGACGCTCGATGTTTCCGAGGTGTTGCGTTTGAGTTCACACAGCAACACGGTCACGGTTCTCAGGGACTTTGACGATGTGGTTGATTTCGGCAATGGCTGGACACAGATCGCCGATGAAAACAGTGGTGATCGAATTTTTGAAGTCTACACGCAAGGAAACGCGACGCTGAAGGTTCAGAGGTTGCACCATCGCCTGGCATTCCCTGCGGGCAATGGAGCAGACGATTGGACGGTTCGTCGCAACGGTTCGCAAGTCGAGGTGTTCGACAATGTTTTGTCGAATTTGATCACGGCAATCGAAATCGACTCGTTGGCTTCACTCACGTTGACGTCTCCGCCGACCGAAGCGTCACGATTGCAGATCGATTACGCCAGCGGGGGTTTTTTCGAAGTCCCGTCGGGCATCACGTTCACGGGTTCGAGCGGCAGGGACGAACTCGAATTGCTCGGCACCGGACTGACGTTGGCGACGTTCGTCTCGGGTAGTTCATCGATGAGCACGGCCAGCCTGTTGACGACGCAAGGCGGTCCGTCGACAGCCATCACGTTTAGCGACGTGGAACCACTGAACGTCTCGGGGCTGGCGGGACTGTCCGTGCAAGGCCCACTGAATGTCGGCGGGGAAACGCTTCAAATTGATTCTCTCGGTGCGGTCGACGTGGATGGATTGACGTCTGTCTCCGGTGGAACCATTGATGCACCGGGGGGGATCCATCTCGAATCATCCGAAGTCCTCTACGGACACGGCTCGGTCGACGCACCCGTTTCCTCGGATGCCGGATCGACAATCACACTGTCCGCAGACAGCAGCCTTGGCGACGCGACGTCGCCCGACGGCATCCACTTGGACGGTCGATTGAATCTGGGGCCGCACACGATCACCTTGCGCGACGGACACAAGGCGGTACTCGGACAACAAACGACACTCGGTTCAGCGAGCGAAAACGGCACCCTCGTGTCGGACAATGGAATCGAGCTTGCTGACACCCGGACGCTGATCGGTCGTGGCGTGATCAACACCATCAACGGCGAGTTTGAGAACCAGGGCTTCGTTCAGGGCACCGGACCGGGTTTGATCTTCAATCACCTCGTCACGGGGGCGGGCGACTTCGGCGGCGTCACGACGTTCAACGGCGGCACGGACTTCGGGAACAGTCCGACCCAGACCGATGCAGGTGTGATGAGCTTTACAGCGGCAAACACTCATACGGTGGAATTGGGCGGTCTGATCGCCGGCGGTGAATATGACCAGGTGAATGCCGAGTCGGCGAATCTGGACGGGATACTGGACGTTCGATTCATTGACCTCGGAAACGGCTATCAGCCGCAGGTCGGCGATTCCTTCAGCATCCTGACGGCCGACTCGATCAGTGGCAGTTTTCCGTGCGTCGACTTGCCCTCGCTGCCAGAGGATTTGGCGTGGGACGTCATCTATGACAGCGATGAAGTTCGCTTGGACATCGTCCGCATCCCCGATGTGGAATCGATCGTGATCAACGATGGCACCAGCAGTCGGTCGCAAATCACTTCGGTCACGATCCGTTTCGTCAGCGAGGTGGACCACGCTGCGCTTGAAAACGCGTTTGCATTGACAAACATCGACACGAACATCGCCGTCGGAACGATCACCGTCACGGCCAGCGACGAGGGCGGCAGGACGTCGGCGATGCTGTCGTTTTCCGGTGATTCAACGATTCCGGGCAGCAACTCGCTGGCCGATGGTAATTATCGATTGGAGATCATCGCCGATCAGGTGGTCACGCCGGGAGACAACGCAATGCGTTCGGACGCCGTCTTCGGCGGACAATCCGCGGCGCAGCCGAACAACGACGACTTCTTTCGGCTGTTCGGCGACACCGACGGCGACGGTGACGTCGACGGCCAGGACTACGGCCGTTTCGGACTTTCATTCCTGCGGCTCTCCGGCGACCCAAATTACGATTCGGACCTCGACTACGACTGGGACGGCGATGTCGATGGTCAGGACTACGGACGCTTCGGTCTGCGGTTTTTACGACAGCGGAATTGA